Proteins co-encoded in one Erinaceus europaeus chromosome 2, mEriEur2.1, whole genome shotgun sequence genomic window:
- the LOC107522597 gene encoding thymosin beta-4-like has product MSDKPNMAEIEKFDKLKLKKTETQEENPLPSKELIEQEKQASES; this is encoded by the coding sequence ATGTCTGACAAACCCAATATGGCTGAGATTGAGAAATTCGATAAGTTGAAACTGAAGAAGACAGAAACGCAAGAGGAAAACCCCCTGCCTTCAAAAGAACTGATTGAACAGGAGAAGCAAGCCAGTGAATCGTAA